The genomic window AGCCACCAAAGAACAACGTGGCGCGCGTCTGCGGGTCGTTCTTGCTGCGATCCACGCGACCGAGCGCGAGCACCGCGCCCGGCAAGAGCGCGATCCAGGGGAAGAAGCCCCAGCCGAGCTGCTCGATGAAGTAGGTGAACGTCCAGCCCGGGGTGGTGGTGTGCACCTGGGCGAAGAAGCGGTCGATGTTGTCGTGGACGAGCCGGGGGCCAAAGCTCACGAACTCGTCGTCGCGGCCGTAGAAGTTGAGCATCGCGGCGTACCAGGGGCCGCAGATGGCGAGGAACAAGCCCGCGCCGGGCAAGAGCCGCGCGCGCTTGAGCAGGTTCCAGTCACCCGAGAGCACCAGGTAGGTGAAGATCACCAGGCCCGGCAGCGCGATGCCCAGCGACTCCTTGGCGAGCGCGGCGAACGCGGCGAACGCGTACATCACGTACCACCACACGGGGTTCGCGGGGCCGCTCGGCTGATCGCCGGCCTTGCCCGGACGCTGCGTGAGCTCAGCGATGAGGAACGCGCCCAGCGCGATCTCCAGGCACGCCACGAGCGGCATGTCCTCCATGCACTGGCGCGCGAGGAAGAAGTAGAACGGGCTGGTCACCAGCACGAACGCGGTGAGGAACGACAGGCGCCGGCCGAAGATGCGGCGCACGGCGAGCGAGAGCACCAGCACGCCGGCAATCGCCAGCAGCGCCACGGGCAGGCGCATGGCCCACTCGACATAGGTCGGCAGCGGCTGGTGGATGGGGTTGTCGTTGACCCCCACGATGTTCATGCCCACTGACATCATCCACATCAGCAGCACGGGCTTGCTGAAGAAGTAGGCGTTCTCCCAGTAGGGGAAGACGTAGTCGTGGCGCCAGATCATCTCGCGCGCCACTTCGCCGTAGTGCGGCTCCCATGGATCCCAGAGGCCGACGGCGCCGAGCCAGGGGATGAAGAGCAGCGCCGCGAGGACGCCGATGACCCAGAGGTCGCGGGCCTCGTCGGTCTTGGCGAACGATTTGACGAAGCTCTGGAGGGTGGCGTCGAGCGAGGCCGGGAAGATGCGCCGGCTGTCCTCGGCGTCAGGGGTCTTGTCGAGCGTGGGGGAAGTCATGGGTGCCCGTGCGCGTGCGAACGAAGGCCGTGGCCATAGCACAGAAGGCAACGGATCGCGCGCGTTGTCGCGCTGCCAAACGCCGGGGCGCCCTGGGCATTCCTGCGATGTGGAGGGGGCGCAGAGATGCTCGAAAGAAACGTCGAGCGCTCCGCCGCTTGCCTCTTCCGCAGGCCTCGCGTTCCCGGAATGGACCCCCACGCGACGGCGGTTTGAAGCCACCGATCGCCATGCGAATCGCGCTGCTCGCAACCCTGGCTGCTGCGGCCCTCGTGGGTGCCCCTGCGCCGTCGACCTCGCCGCCCGACGGGCCGCCGCTCGGTGCGCAGCCGGCCAAGCTCGCGCTTTCGCGACTGCCGCGGCTGCCGTTGCCCCACTTCCCTCGCGGACTGCCCAAGGTGCCGCACGGCGGAATTCCCAAGTTCCCGCGCATCGACCAGCTCAGC from Deltaproteobacteria bacterium includes these protein-coding regions:
- a CDS encoding glycosyltransferase family 39 protein, whose amino-acid sequence is MTSPTLDKTPDAEDSRRIFPASLDATLQSFVKSFAKTDEARDLWVIGVLAALLFIPWLGAVGLWDPWEPHYGEVAREMIWRHDYVFPYWENAYFFSKPVLLMWMMSVGMNIVGVNDNPIHQPLPTYVEWAMRLPVALLAIAGVLVLSLAVRRIFGRRLSFLTAFVLVTSPFYFFLARQCMEDMPLVACLEIALGAFLIAELTQRPGKAGDQPSGPANPVWWYVMYAFAAFAALAKESLGIALPGLVIFTYLVLSGDWNLLKRARLLPGAGLFLAICGPWYAAMLNFYGRDDEFVSFGPRLVHDNIDRFFAQVHTTTPGWTFTYFIEQLGWGFFPWIALLPGAVLALGRVDRSKNDPQTRATLFFGGWAAALFTLFTLSGTKFHHYIFPALPAMAFLVALYVDRLWKDGLEKHWFPVLVGLCIFVLIANGLYVWHEDQGPHSGLKHFTDLFVYNYTRPYPFGYDHPEVFGWICVLGGAGILVALLWRAKGWLFASFGVLAVVLAVWCSWFFWRAMSHHWSQRDEFWALYKERLPNEPITGFILGAGWRGETFYGRDTIKEINDAQHLLQFVGQPGPEYVIVEQARFNNLRQILGDKYHMRIVDKSSNKFFLVEVD